A window of Juglans regia cultivar Chandler chromosome 7, Walnut 2.0, whole genome shotgun sequence contains these coding sequences:
- the LOC109010798 gene encoding uncharacterized protein LOC109010798 has protein sequence MTMKTLLLLFVAFLLILATLQTNAETHALTVQANYRLLSRTESTPGRKLNAGASHDSVNNDVVSASAETTTAVANSDTADTDDHEANPSYRGNINGTNSPSSSTDTHRYYSDDRKPPARS, from the coding sequence ATGACCATGAAGACCTTACTTCTACTCTTTGTTGCATTCCTCCTGATCTTAGCAACTCTGCAGACCAATGCAGAAACTCATGCACTGACAGTGCAGGCCAATTACCGTCTGCTCTCAAGGACTGAATCCACCCCTGGTCGAAAGCTTAACGCTGGTGCTAGTCATGACAGTGTCAACAACGACGTCGTTTCTGCAAGCGCGGAGACTACGACAGCGGTCGCCAACAGTGATACGGCCGATACAGATGATCACGAGGCGAACCCAAGCTATCGCGGAAACATCAATGGAACTAATTCTCCTTCATCCAGTACTGATACTCACCGTTATTATTCAGATGATCGCAAACCCCCGGCCAGAAGCTAA